One Pseudomonas tolaasii NCPPB 2192 genomic window carries:
- a CDS encoding monovalent cation:proton antiporter-2 (CPA2) family protein, with amino-acid sequence MPHEGNLLQAAVVFLLAAVLTVPLAKRLQLGAVLGYLFAGVIIGPSVLGLVGNPQSVAQFSELGVVLLLFIIGLELSPKRLWVMRKAVFGVGLAQVLLTGLVMGVVALWLFGQPWNSAIVLGLGLALSSTAFGLQSLAERKELNQPHGRLAFAILLFQDIAAIPLIAMVPLLSGSDHPATEAQGLQHVLQILGSIAVVIVGGRYLLRPVFRIVAKTGLREVSTATALLVVIGTAWLMELVGVSMALGAFLAGLLLADSEYRHELESQIEPFKGLLLGLFFISVGMGANLSLLLSSPLIVIGLTLLLIGLKLPLLYAVGRLVGDLNRESALRLGVVLAAGGEFAFVVFKIGRDQGLFEPHLYDILVLTITLSMAVTPLLLLVCPKLFKPKARPVEVPEEYRTIDSDAPRVVIAGMGRMGQIVARILRAQNISFIALDTSVETIELTRSFGGMPVFYGDPQRPEILHAAKVDQAEFFVIAMDDPEINIKTAELVRNLYPHMKIIARARNRQHVHRLVDLDASPVRETFYSSLEMSRRTLVGLGLTQAQADARITRFKNHDLQVLAAQHAVYDDAAKVMQTAQEARAELARLFEMDRLEEESDKV; translated from the coding sequence ATGCCCCATGAAGGCAACCTGTTACAAGCAGCTGTGGTATTCCTGCTCGCCGCCGTGCTGACGGTGCCTCTGGCCAAGCGCCTGCAACTAGGCGCGGTGCTCGGTTATCTGTTCGCCGGCGTGATCATCGGCCCGTCGGTACTGGGCCTGGTCGGCAACCCGCAAAGTGTTGCGCAGTTTTCGGAATTGGGCGTGGTGTTGCTGTTATTCATCATCGGTCTGGAACTGTCGCCCAAACGGTTATGGGTGATGCGCAAGGCGGTGTTTGGCGTTGGTCTCGCCCAGGTGTTGCTGACTGGTCTGGTCATGGGCGTGGTCGCGTTGTGGCTGTTTGGCCAACCGTGGAACAGCGCGATTGTGCTGGGCCTGGGCCTGGCGCTCTCTTCCACCGCCTTTGGCCTGCAAAGCCTGGCCGAGCGCAAGGAATTGAACCAGCCCCACGGGCGCCTGGCCTTTGCGATTCTGCTGTTTCAGGACATCGCCGCCATCCCGCTGATCGCCATGGTGCCGCTGCTGTCCGGTAGTGATCACCCGGCCACCGAAGCCCAGGGATTGCAGCACGTGTTGCAGATTCTGGGCAGCATCGCGGTGGTGATCGTCGGCGGGCGCTATTTGTTGCGGCCGGTGTTTCGCATCGTCGCCAAGACCGGCCTGCGCGAAGTGTCCACCGCCACCGCCTTGCTGGTGGTGATCGGCACCGCATGGTTGATGGAACTGGTGGGCGTTTCCATGGCCCTCGGCGCCTTCCTTGCCGGGTTGCTGCTGGCGGATTCGGAATACCGTCACGAACTGGAATCCCAGATCGAGCCGTTCAAAGGTTTGCTGCTCGGGCTGTTCTTTATCAGCGTGGGCATGGGTGCCAACCTCAGCCTGTTGCTCAGTTCGCCGTTGATCGTGATCGGGCTGACCCTGCTGCTGATCGGTCTGAAATTGCCCCTGCTGTACGCCGTGGGCCGTCTGGTGGGTGACCTCAATCGTGAAAGCGCCCTGCGCCTGGGCGTGGTGTTGGCGGCAGGCGGTGAATTTGCCTTCGTGGTGTTCAAGATCGGCCGCGACCAGGGCCTGTTCGAACCGCACCTCTACGACATTCTGGTACTGACCATCACCCTGTCCATGGCCGTGACGCCCCTGTTGCTGCTGGTATGCCCGAAGCTGTTCAAGCCCAAGGCCAGGCCCGTGGAAGTGCCGGAGGAATACCGCACCATCGACAGCGACGCGCCACGCGTGGTGATCGCGGGCATGGGCCGTATGGGTCAGATCGTCGCGCGGATATTGCGCGCGCAAAACATCTCGTTCATCGCCCTCGACACCTCGGTGGAAACCATTGAGCTGACCCGCAGCTTCGGCGGCATGCCGGTGTTCTACGGCGACCCTCAGCGCCCGGAAATCCTGCACGCGGCCAAGGTCGATCAGGCCGAGTTCTTCGTGATTGCCATGGACGACCCGGAGATCAACATCAAAACCGCCGAACTGGTGCGCAACCTCTATCCGCACATGAAGATCATTGCCCGCGCGCGCAACCGCCAGCATGTTCACCGCCTGGTGGACCTGGACGCCTCACCGGTGCGCGAGACCTTCTATTCCAGCCTGGAAATGAGCCGCCGCACCCTGGTCGGCCTGGGTCTGACCCAGGCGCAGGCGGACGCGCGCATCACCCGCTTCAAGAACCACGACCTGCAGGTCCTCGCCGCCCAGCACGCGGTGTACGACGACGCGGCCAAAGTGATGCAAACCGCCCAGGAAGCACGGGCAGAATTGGCACGTCTGTTTGAGATGGACCGGCTTGAGGAAGAGTCCGACAAGGTGTAA